CCGGTGCCGCGTACAATATCCGCAAAAAACGAGGCGCCGCGTTGGCGCAGGAAATCGAGCACCTGGCGAGCCCCGTGGCTCAATTCGCGGTGATCCTCTGCCTGCTGCGGCCGGTGTGGCATCCACTCGGCTTCCTCGCGGAGAAAGAACGTGATCGGCGCAACGCTGGTAGGAATCACGCGCCGCGTTCTGGTCCCATCTGCCGATTCCGCGCCCTCGACTGTTGCCGGGTGTGGCGACAACCTGCCCCAGCCCACGGCTCCCGTCAGACAGAGTTGATCCAATGCCTTGGGATCGTATTCCTGCACTCGCCGCGCCAGCACCTGACGCTCCCAGGCATTCGCTGGAATCTCGAATCCCTGCAGCTGACGAAGGACTTCCAGCAGCCCGCGCTCTCCGCTGGCCTGAGATCCCGGAGCCAGGTGCTGCCAGCGTGGCAGCCAGCGCATGAATTGCGCCGGCGTTATCGGCTCGATCTCTTTGCGCAGGCGCCCCACGGTTAGCCGGTGAATGCGCGCCAGCAGCCTGCGCTCGCACCACTCCTCGACGTCGGAAGCAGTGCTGGTGTATTTGCCGCGAAGGATGGTTCCGGTTGCCTCCAGGCGGAGGAGCGCCTGATTGACATCGGCAGGGGCGAGGGTCAGCCTGGTTGCCAGATCTGCTGCTGAGACGGGGCCCGAGTGCATCATCCAGCCGTTGATCATGGCCAGCAGGGCGTCGGATCGAGTGGCAGGCGTTGAGCCGTCCATCTGGGGAAGGCTGGTTTCGAACTTTGCATCGGGATAGATCAGCGAGAAGGTTGCAGCCGTTTCCGCCGCGACCCAGAAACGAGTTTCCCCCTGCACCGCAACTGCAGCACGGGCATGGGCGTGGAGGCGGTCGAAGTAATTGCTCCAGGCCTGGGCGATCCGAAGCGGCGAATCGGGGTTTGCGTCCGCGATGGGCACGAGCGTGTTCTGCGGAATCGCGATCATGGTGAGCAGAGCGTCGTGGAGTTCGTCGGCGTCACGGACGTCGGGCCAGGCTTCTTCACGAACCTGAGCGATCGCGGAGGCATCAAGCTTTCCGACTTCCTCGAGCACAGAAGCCGGCAATAACTGACGCATCTGAACGGCGCGCGCGCGGCGTTCTTCCACCGGCGCGTCGTCGAGATAGGCATAAGGGTTGGAGTTGAGGATTTCGTGGGAAAACTGCGAGGGTACTGGTGTATCCACGGCCAGCGTCCGAATGGAACCGTCTTCGATTCCCCGCAGCACCTGTTTCAGGCCCTCAAGGTCCATAGCTTCGTGCAGGGTATCTTTCATGACCTCGTTGACGAGCGGGTGATCGGGAATTTGGATGTCGCCGACGACGTTCTCCTGGCAAGCAGCGACTTCAGGAAATACCGAGGCCAGCAGATCGTCGGCGCGCATGCGTTGGATCTGAGGAGGAACCTTCTTGCCGCCCTGAAAGCGCAACAAGGCGAGAGAGCGGTTGGCATCCCAGCGCCAGCGCGTCTGAAAGAAAGGAGAGCCGGTGAGGACGGCTTGCTCGAGCACAGGCTGCACCGTGTCGGCTTGCAGGAAATGAAAGACATCGCCGAGAGGAAAACTGTGCTGTTCAGCGAGCGAGATGTTGAGACCATCGTCGGTAGCGGCAGCTTGCAACTCGAAATTGAAGCTGCGGCAGAAACGCTTGCGGAGCGCAAGTCCCCAAGCGCGATTCACGCGCCCGCCGAAGGGGGCGTGAATGACAAGCTGCATGCCCCCGGATTCGTCGAAGAAGCGCTCGGCGATAACGGTCTGCTGGGTGGGAACCGCGCCTAATACTGCCCGCCCATTCCAGAGGTGCTGGATGAGTTGTTCAGCACCGGCGTCATCGAGGCCGCACTCGCGCTTCAGCCAGGCGACGGCGGCCGCGACTTCCGGCTGCGCCTGTGATTGGATGACGGTAGTGCTGCGCGGCAGCATGGCGCTGATTTCTTCGCGCAACTTGCTTATATGCGTGGAAAGCTCAGCGGTTCGTGAGGGAGCTTCGCCGCGCCAGAAGGGAATGCTTGGTGGCTGGCCGTGGGCATCTTCCACCAGCATTCGTCCGGCTGCGGCTTCCAGCCGGCTGATCCGCCAGGACGTGTTGCCCAGGAGCATGATTTCGCCCGCCATGCTCTCGACAGCGAAGTCTTCGTCCACGGTGCCAACGACCGTTCCTTCGGCCATGGCGACAACGGTGTAGAGAGCCGTTTCAGGGATGGCGCCGCCGCTGGTAATGGCGGTCATGCGTGCGCCCCGACGAGCGCGCAACCTGCGGTTGACACGGTCGCGATGAAGGTAAGCGCCATAGCGTCCGCGGCGGGCGGCGATGCCTTCCGAGAGCATCTCCAAGACTGCATCGAACTGCTGGCGCGACAGGTTGCGATAGGAATAGGCGCGGCGGATCAAGGCAAACAGCTCATCTTCATGCCAGCCAGAATCCGGGCTTCGCTCATCGGGGTGAGCTGCCTGCTGGGAGGCTTCTCCGCGCGTGCCGGCTTCCGGCGGCAACGATCCGGTTTCGGCGGCACAGGCGGCCACAATCTGCTGCGCCAGGATATCCATGGGGCTTTCTGGAACCAAAATGCGATCCAGATCTTGCTGATTGATGGCCCGGACCAGGGCGGCACATTCCACCAGTTCATCGCGGGTGGAGGCGAAGATGCGTCCCTTGGGAATGGCGCCTCTCCAGTGACCGGCACGGCCCACGCGCTGCAGCGCGACTGCGATCGAGCGTGGCGACCCGATCTGGCAGACCAGATCAACGAATCCCACGTCAATCCCCAGCTGGAGTGATGCGGTTGCCACCAGGACGCGGACTTCTCCTGCTTTCAGCTTGCGCTCCGCCTGCAGACGGAGCTTGCGAGAGAGGCTGCCGTGGTGCGCTGCTACGGCTTCTTCGCCGAGCCGTTCGGCGAGCTGATGGGCTACGCGCTCCGATTCGCGGCGGGTGTTTACGAAAACCAGCGTGGAACGATGCTGCCGTACCAGATCGGCGATGCGGTCGTAGAACTCGCCCCACATCTCGTTAGTAGCGACCGCACCCAGTTCGCCGTCCGGAACTTCGACCGCAAGATCGAGTTCGCGCTTATGCCCAACGTCGATGATCGCTGGCGCGGGCCGCTCGGCTCCGGTGAGGAATTGCGCGATCTGCTCAATCGGTTTCTGCGTCGCCGAGAGCCCGATCCGCACCGGCGTGCGGGCGGTCAGCGCTTCCAGCCGCTCCAATGAAAGCAGCAAGTGCGCGCCACGTTTATCGCCCGCGACAGCATGAATTTCATCGACGATCACGGTTTCCACGTCGCGCAGCATGCGGCGGCTGCGCTCGGCGGTGAGGAGGATGTAGAGCGACTCGGGCGTGGTCACCAGGATGTGCGGGGGGCGCCGCAGCATTTTCTGGCGCTCGTGCATGAGCGTGTCGCCGGTCCGGACCGCGCTGCGGACTTCGGGCATGAGGAAGCCGCGTTCGACAGCGAGTTGCTGAATTTCGCCCAGAGGGACTTCGAGGTTTCTCTGAATGTCGTTGCCCAGGGCTTTGAGCGGAGAAATATAGAGGACTTCGGTGCGGTCCTGGAGTTCGCCGGTGAGGGCTTTGCGCACCAGTCGATCAATGCAGGCCAGAAAAGCAGCCAGCGTCTTGCCAGATCCAGTGGGTGCGGCGATGAGAGTGGTGCGGCCGGCAAGGATCGCGGGCCAGCCCTGCTCCTGCGGTTCGGTGGGTGTGGCGAAGCGTCGGATGAACCACTCGCGCACGACGGGATGCGCCCAAGCCAGGGGGTTCAGGGCGTCGAGCCCGAGGTTCACAGAATATTCAGGTGTGATTTCCGGCCGGGGAGGCATGATAGTTATTGTACGTGGAATCGTCGACTTTCGCCAGATCTTCGCCTTCTGATTTTCGCCCAGTTGACACGATGTAAGAGCGGCTTAGCGATGGAATCGCTGTGCCACTATTTCGCGGTCGCACTGGCGAGGCGAAGAATTACCGTGAATGCGATCAGCCCGGGCTGGATTGAGGACAGCGTCCTGAACACCCTGCCCAAAGAGGCGCAGGACAAAATACGGCGCTGGCAGGAAGGCGACTGGAGCCCTATGGGCCGCCTGGGGACGCCGGAGGATGTCGGAAATGCCGTGGCGCTCCTTTGCTCGGACGAGGCAGGGTGGATCACCGGCCAGACTCTTGCCGTCGACGGCGGGGCCTCGCTGATGGAGAGCCTTATGCCCCTCGATCTGCAGGGTGTGACAGCGGAAGCGGCAGAAGACGCGTACGAGGGGATTTCAGAGCGACGACGCGACTGCGACGTTTTCGCGCCGCGGGCTCGTCGGCGGGCTCTCTGGGTGGAAGCTTCTATTTCTCTCGCCAATATATTTGCCGCGTGTATCAACAGCCGCGCGCGCGCGACGGGCACGCTGATGTTGTCCAAATATGCCGCGGTCAGATCTGGTTCGTTGCGTACCCCTACGCCGACCAAGTCTCTCATTTGGTACCAGGCCATGGGGTGTTCGGGACTCTCATCCTGGTCGGCACGTAACATAGCGTCTCCGAGTTCAAACCCCTGACGAAGCATCTCGCGCAGGACGCCTGTGTTCTTGGTTGCTGCGGCCCACTCCGCTCGTGAGGTAGCGATTCTCAGCTCCAGTTGAGGGTCCTTGGAATCGGCTATTAACTTTTCAGATTTTTGCAGTAGCTGATCGGCCCTCTCGGGATCTTTGTTGGTTACCCAGCTAGCGACCTGTGAATACACTGCTGCCTGCGCATTTGGATCGCTCAATCCCTGGGCTATCGCCAGCGAGCGGTTGGGATCGAAACGCCAGTTCTTCGGATTGCGACCCAGGGCCTCCTGGCTTTGGTTCTGCCAGGTTGGAATGGCAGGAGACGACGTAGAGGATCCCCATCCATCGCGTTGATCAATCGGTTTACGACTAATTCCAATGCCGCTTTAGCCTTTTCGGCTGCCACGAAGCCCGCGTTTGATTCCAGCATCTCTGCGAATTGGTAGTCCTGCGCTAGCGAGGCCGGACTCTGCCGGTAGCATGCAGTTCCCTCATCGAGAAGCTCGCCAAGCAGGGGATCGTTAGGGCCGAGCCCCCGCTTGCTGGTTCGGCCATTGATGACGCGGCCGACGGTCATCATTGCGTCGTATGGGTAGGCGTTGTCTTCGCCCAGCTTACGTGCCTCTGCCCGGAGGAGAGGCAGGGCTTCCTTTCCTCTCTTTTCTGCGACAAGTCCGAAAAGAGAATCTGCGGCTCGCATGCGTTGGTCAGGCGTTAGCGGATCGTCATGGGAAACCCCGGGTTGCATCTTGCGGAACAGCTACAGGGCGTGATCGGGATCGGAGGCGGCAAGGGCGCTGACCGCTTTCTCCTGCGCGCCGGTTGTCATCTGACTGGGAAGTTGATTGGCGAGAGCGAACAATTCATCTGCCCAGGTGCGCGCCAGCTTCGGATTCAGGCGTCCCGCCGTGCGAACCTGCTCGGACAGGACAGAGACGCGGTCTTCCAGCGACAGCTCCTGATTTCCACCGTGGCTGCGCTTGAGCAAGCGGAGCGCCAGAGCTTTCTTGGCTCTGGCCTCGTTCTCCCGAGCCCGGGCTTCAGCTTTAGTCTCAGGTTCCGACTGCTTTGGAGTGCTGGCTTTTGTGATAGCAGACTTGGATTGCGTTATGGAGGCGATCTCGCCGGATGATGTCGTTGCTTGTGCCCACGCACAGCTTGCGGCGAGAAGTGCGATGGCAATGGCTCGAATCGGCATACAGGCCAGGCTAGGGATCGCGCAAATTGTAATGCGAAAGGCAAGCGCCGAACACCGCTTCGTCCCTGCTTCCGGAATCAACTAAAATCGATCGCGGGTTCAAATTATCGCTGGAAAACGGCTTGTCGCAGACTCTCAAAGACATCGTGCGCTGCCCGCATTGTGGAGGCTCGGAGATTGTGTATTCTTGCGAGCCGAAGTGCTGCTTCAACCACGTCTGTGCCGACTGCCGCAGCACGTTTGAACTTAATACGAAGAAGACCGGCCGTTTCGATCACCAAGCGCAGATTGCCGCCCAGGAGCCATCCTCCGGCGAGCCCACCACCGGCTGCGCCAACTGCGAGAGCCTGCAAATGGCGGTGCTCAGTTCAACCTCGGAGGAAACGCTGTTGGTGTGCGGCAACTGCCGCTCCGTCCTGTCGCTGGCGGTAGAGGAGTTCGTTGCGGGGGCGTTTTAGTTAATCAGCATTCAGCATTCAGCACGGGCATTCAGTCAAATTCAAGACGATAGCACTCAGCATTCAGCAATCAGCTTCCACTGTCATCCTGAGCGAAGCGCCCGGGTCATCATCCGAACCGCGTTTTTGCGGTTCGCGGGCGCTGAGTCGAAGGATCTTGCGTTTTCTTAGCATTCTCAAACCCTGTCTCAGCCGCACGTCCAGATCCCCAATCATTTTCCATCATGTTCGGCTGACTGCTGAATGCTGATTGCTGATTGCTGAATGCTATTTTGTGCAAAGCACCATTTACAATCCCTGCATGTCACGAGAGCGCGCAAAGAAGATCAAGCTGATTCTCTTCGATGTGGACGGCGTAATGACCGATGGCGGCATTTGGCTGTTCCCGGCGCCCGCCGGCACACAGGAGTTGGGCCCACAGAAGTCGCGGCATGCCGACAAGGGTGGGTACGCCATCCACAGCGCCACTATGATCGAAGCCAAGGGCTTTCATGCGCACGACGGCGCGGGCATGTCGCTGGCACGGCTGGGCGGACTGAAGGTCGGGGTCATCACCAAGCGGATCTCAGAGACGGTGGTGCTGCGGGCGCGCGATCTGCGTCTCGACTACGTGTATCAGGGAATCTCAGACAAACTGACGGTGCTTTACGAAATTGTAGAGAAAGAAGGTATCCGGCCGGAGAACGTTGCCTATGTCGGCGACGACGTGATCGATCTGCCGATCATGCGGCACTGTGGGCTGGCGATTGCCGTGCGCAAT
Above is a genomic segment from Terriglobales bacterium containing:
- a CDS encoding SDR family oxidoreductase, with the protein product MESLCHYFAVALARRRITVNAISPGWIEDSVLNTLPKEAQDKIRRWQEGDWSPMGRLGTPEDVGNAVALLCSDEAGWITGQTLAVDGGASLMESLMPLDLQGVTAEAAEDAYEGISERRRDCDVFAPRARRRALWVEASISLANIFAACINSRARATGTLMLSKYAAVRSGSLRTPTPTKSLIWYQAMGCSGLSSWSARNIASPSSNP
- a CDS encoding DEAD/DEAH box helicase translates to MNLGLDALNPLAWAHPVVREWFIRRFATPTEPQEQGWPAILAGRTTLIAAPTGSGKTLAAFLACIDRLVRKALTGELQDRTEVLYISPLKALGNDIQRNLEVPLGEIQQLAVERGFLMPEVRSAVRTGDTLMHERQKMLRRPPHILVTTPESLYILLTAERSRRMLRDVETVIVDEIHAVAGDKRGAHLLLSLERLEALTARTPVRIGLSATQKPIEQIAQFLTGAERPAPAIIDVGHKRELDLAVEVPDGELGAVATNEMWGEFYDRIADLVRQHRSTLVFVNTRRESERVAHQLAERLGEEAVAAHHGSLSRKLRLQAERKLKAGEVRVLVATASLQLGIDVGFVDLVCQIGSPRSIAVALQRVGRAGHWRGAIPKGRIFASTRDELVECAALVRAINQQDLDRILVPESPMDILAQQIVAACAAETGSLPPEAGTRGEASQQAAHPDERSPDSGWHEDELFALIRRAYSYRNLSRQQFDAVLEMLSEGIAARRGRYGAYLHRDRVNRRLRARRGARMTAITSGGAIPETALYTVVAMAEGTVVGTVDEDFAVESMAGEIMLLGNTSWRISRLEAAAGRMLVEDAHGQPPSIPFWRGEAPSRTAELSTHISKLREEISAMLPRSTTVIQSQAQPEVAAAVAWLKRECGLDDAGAEQLIQHLWNGRAVLGAVPTQQTVIAERFFDESGGMQLVIHAPFGGRVNRAWGLALRKRFCRSFNFELQAAATDDGLNISLAEQHSFPLGDVFHFLQADTVQPVLEQAVLTGSPFFQTRWRWDANRSLALLRFQGGKKVPPQIQRMRADDLLASVFPEVAACQENVVGDIQIPDHPLVNEVMKDTLHEAMDLEGLKQVLRGIEDGSIRTLAVDTPVPSQFSHEILNSNPYAYLDDAPVEERRARAVQMRQLLPASVLEEVGKLDASAIAQVREEAWPDVRDADELHDALLTMIAIPQNTLVPIADANPDSPLRIAQAWSNYFDRLHAHARAAVAVQGETRFWVAAETAATFSLIYPDAKFETSLPQMDGSTPATRSDALLAMINGWMMHSGPVSAADLATRLTLAPADVNQALLRLEATGTILRGKYTSTASDVEEWCERRLLARIHRLTVGRLRKEIEPITPAQFMRWLPRWQHLAPGSQASGERGLLEVLRQLQGFEIPANAWERQVLARRVQEYDPKALDQLCLTGAVGWGRLSPHPATVEGAESADGTRTRRVIPTSVAPITFFLREEAEWMPHRPQQAEDHRELSHGARQVLDFLRQRGASFFADIVRGTGKLKSEVETALWELVAAGLVTADGFDNLRSLIDPKRRSGQGSGRSARPRHSTGRWSVLHPVDLGDRTRAIEATCWMLLRRYGVVFRELLTRETMMPKWRELVMAFRRLEDRGEIRGGRFVSGFLGEQFALPVSVESLRAIR
- a CDS encoding HAD hydrolase family protein, whose product is MSRERAKKIKLILFDVDGVMTDGGIWLFPAPAGTQELGPQKSRHADKGGYAIHSATMIEAKGFHAHDGAGMSLARLGGLKVGVITKRISETVVLRARDLRLDYVYQGISDKLTVLYEIVEKEGIRPENVAYVGDDVIDLPIMRHCGLAIAVRNAREEVKDESHFVTDHRGGEGACRDAIEYVLRAQGKLEQAVAAYIGERSPKPAEKETAKK